The following nucleotide sequence is from Zea mays cultivar B73 chromosome 1, Zm-B73-REFERENCE-NAM-5.0, whole genome shotgun sequence.
AACAAGAGCGAGGCAGCGTGGGTAGACTTCACAGGCAAAAAAATCTGAAAACCTGAACTCTGTGACAATGGAAAGGAACAAATTGTACACATGAATAACAATGAAGAATAACACATGACTAAAGGAAGTGGTTTATATCACGGATGACACCAAGGACATATCATCAGATCCCTGCCTTGCCAATGGTGTCGTTGGTGTCAGAAGTCTGTGCTTCGCAAGTGTATCTCTGAACTTCTCAATCTGCATACAACAGTTACCAATTGTATAAGTTAAATCAACTGGTAGCCATTAACGATAAATATTGGACCATAGGACCTTATATATATGCTGAAGCACTAAGACACAAGTCGACTATCTAGAGGCCAATGGAAGTCAGATGGCACATCAAAGACAAGTACCAGATCACGAAACTGTTATTGCTTTCAGCTGCAAGGGCCTCCTTAATTTCTTTGCCTAGTAGATCTGAAGGCACTGCAACGGGCACGTACTTGGGACCACCTACTAATTCCATTTTTTCATTTGTAAATAATAACAAAACCCTCAAAACTTTTCATTTCACCGACTTAATTAATATAATTGCTCATTGGCCATAGAAACATCTTCCAAAATAACTATACTCGGCCTTACTTTAACAACAATTAGAATAGGGGGCACAAAATTAATGACAGTAGAACATAGGATCTCACGGTTGCATTGATACAACTGAAGTTGCAGAGTTGACCTTTTGCTCCCCTGTAGAACGTGAAGAAAGGTGAAGCACTACGGGCACAAGAAGACCGACGGCATCTGCGATTCACCCGCGTTCCCTTCCCGTCAGATCTGCGCTGCATGGCGAGAGGGGGTAGGTTCTTTGGCCCGTCGAGACGCTTATCTGCCGCGGGCGTGTGGCGCATTCGGCCTTCCAATGGGGAATGATGCTGGTTGTTGTTGGATTCTGGGACTGCTCTAGTCATGGAGGCCGGCCGTTGCTGTTCCATGCTCGTGCGTTGTCTCTTCTTATATTGTATGGGTTTGGTGAATCCATTGCAGCCTGTGTCAAAGGCAGCGCTGACCATGTCAAGGCTGAAGTGTGCGCTCGGGGGATGTGAATATGTGATCTAAGGGCACTTATGGTCTTCTTGATCGGCGTGCCAATTCTAATCCTAATGATATATGTACGCGCATGGGCAGAAGGAAGATGACGTACTTTCTTTGGCCGATCTGGGAATCTCCTCCCAAGCCCTTGAGGACAATAATCCCCCCACTACTACCACGAGAACGTCACCATGGAGAACCTCTGCAGGCTACACGGGTGGATGACAGGAGCTGGAGGGCGTCGATGCACAGGTACTGGGCCGGAGAGACGAGGTACGCGCACTCCCGGCAGACGGACGCGCCGCTCCTCGCCAACTCCGCGTGGCACTGCAGCAGCTTCTGCTTCCGCCGCATCAGCGACTTCGCCAAGACCGCGTGGCACTGGACGGCGGACCGCACCGGCAGCCGCTGGGGGCTTGGTGGTGGGGGCGGCGGGGGCACGGACCAGAGCCGCGAAGGCGACGAATGAATCGAAGACGATCCAAAGAATGAGCCAGCAACCTACCGTCGAGCCATGCGATTGAGGTCGTCGGCGCTGACCAGGTGCTCCATATGGCCGGAGAAGTTCTGTAGGTCCGAGAACACTCCCCGCGCCATCATCTTCTTGAGGGGGTCCATGACGCCGGGCCCTCTCAGGGCGGGCGGTGGTAGCGATGGTGTGGCAGGAAGGAAGAGGGTGAGATGGGGGTTGCGCGAGCTGTGGCGGCAGGGAGAGGAAGTGAACGGGTGACGGCGGGACGCGAGGCTGGCGGGCTACCGTATCACTGGgatgggggaggggaggggacggGCACGACCCGGGGTAGAGGTGTCGGCTACCGTATCGCCGGGTGGGGCGTGGGGTTGTTGCGCATCCAGGCGAGGTGGGATCACAGTTGGATCGCGCGGGGACGACGGCGATCACGGATCGGGCAGGGTGATGTTAGCGGCGGCGCGATGATCGCGGATCCCATCACGgagaggacggcgggtttatcCAAGGAAAACTGAGGGTGTTTTTTGTAAAAAAAAATGACGTACGACGACCGttaaaactggtgctttaagtatagtatagatatcaGCAAAAATTAATACATTACTAACATATGGTACAAATTAACAgaagagaagatatatttcatagtTAGAACTAGCATAAATTGCGATCTCAATGTTGAAGGACCAATGTAAAGCTTGTCGGTGCTTCGGGAGGGAAAATGAATGGTGCTACAATGAAGGACCTGACTTCCTTAATTATCATGTTGTGCAAAATGGTATATGCACATATGATCACATCGAGTGCTGGGTGGAAAATTAACATTCCACGCTAGCGAGGATATGGAAGCGAGAGTTGAGGACTCAAAATACTCTCTATATATCCTTTCGTGCACCTTCCAAGCATGCAACAAACACGACTTTTGAGTTTGTTGAAGGAAAATGACATTCATAAACATTGGCCACCTGGGATAGATACCATCGGTGAGGTAGTACCTTCGGTTGTACTTATATACATTCACCATGAAGCTTCTTCCTTAAACACGTCAATGAACAACATCGATTAGTTGAGCATGTTGGTATCATTGTTCAACCCCGCTACCCTAAAAAAACATGTAAAATCCATGAGTCATATGAGGCAACTGATTCGTGTATGATGATAGACGATCCAATGCCCCCATGTAAATTGTCCACTTCTAATGCATACAATATATACTTCCTATCATACCAAAAAAATCCCCTCTTCTCCACATTAGATAAAAGTCGCCTAAGATCATCAATACTGGCATGATGACTATATTTCTTGCCAAAACATGAAATTACACTCCTATAAAAAATGTTCGAGGCACTTTAAGGCTGATATTTTCCATATTTTAATATACTCATCAATGGAGTCAGCAATGCTACCGTAGGTGAGCATGTGGAGGACAATGATGCATTTTTTGTGTGGGGAGAATGAAGAAGGGGGATAATCACCCAAATTCTCTAAGATTTTAAGAAAGAGGCTCCTCCGCTTGTGGTCTCTTCAACAAAAGTGGAATGGAGGGTAGACACATGGATCATTGAAGTAGTATTTCATCAACCGGTCGTAGATGGCTTCATAATCTTAGTCGATGTAACTTCAATGATGTAACTTTTACCTCTTTCTCGTTGAAGACCCGAAGGAAAGCTTTATCGTCGCATCCACCATAGTTTGATGCAGAATATTGAGTACTTCATTTTCAGTCATCTCAACATCTGAGTTCAAGAAAGACATGACGATAATGTTTAGTGGAGTGAAAGCGAGAGTGAGAGGGGTGGAATAAGGAGTGGTAGGAGCAAATTAAAGAGCGATGGATGTGAATGAACCCAAATACCCCCTAAGACTATATCCAACGGGTAGTGTAAAATAGGGGGCACAGAACTGTAGATAACAATGTTTGACACTGTTTGcaaagtgaagtttgaaataggggaTTAGGGGATGTGATAGGGGATCTGCTAAAGATAGCCTAATCAGCCCATTCAGTACACAAGAGTTGTGAATTAACTCCTACATGCTAGAACAACACTCCATACAGATCGAAAGCCTCCCAAGCGCCAAATCGAGAGAATCAAGCAAGTGATAGACACTCTAAAGTGGTTTTTGGTAGTGCCTTGTGTGAGTGTGTTAGATAAGGGTGTGTTGCTACCATCTTGTGCCCTTAtgttttgagttgcgaactcccatTGTTGTAAACGCTAGCAAGAGGCTTTGAATCTGTGAGTGCCTTGTGGAGACTCTGGTGTCTCAGATTGAGTGGAGGAAAAGAGaggactcaagtttgatctttggaatcagttgagagggttgaaagagacctgatcCCTTGTAGGGATGGCAACGAGCATATTTTACCTGCGTGGCCGCGGATAAAAACCATATAGGGTGTGGGTTTGGGTGAGTTTGTACCCGTGGGCACGGGTGCGGGTTTGATTCCCAATCCAATGGGTTTTTTCTCGTGGGTACGAAAAAGTTGTACCTCCGTGCCCACAAACCCGCATACATGCATATaggatatatatatgtatatatgcgtATATATTTAGAAAtatgtatatatgtgtgtgtatatagatatgtgtgtgtgtatatatatgtaCATATATTATATACAATGTGGCTACAAATATattatacatatttatatatcAAATTATCGCGTCTCTTTATGTTTGTTTTTCATGCTATTtgttcttccctctccctctctaagttctcttgcatttGATCATGATTCAAATCTTAAGTGTTGCTCCTAAAGTTTATTCCGCAATCGTTTGAGCAACACTTTGCAAGAGGAACTCCTATTCCTACCTCGATTCTATTTTCTCTTCCTTTAACAACTAATTGGAATCAATTTTTTTTGTTGTAAGTGGTTAATTTcttgtttcacctattcaccgctgctaggcgactatcactttcATATGTGAGAGCACTATGTCATAGAGTCTTGCATATGTTAGAAAACAATATAGTCTTGCATATATTAGAGAACAATGTTGCAGGGATGGAGCTACATGTCAACTGAAGTGGGCTATGGCACCCTAGGCTTAGAAAAATATTAGTGATCCAGTGACCCTTCTAAATGACCCAAGTAAATAAATAAGAGGCTGAAGACCAAACCATGAAGACTTTGCTTATGTTTTGCCCTTCTGATTCTAGAAAAGCACAGCGTCCAAAAGCAGAGGTGTTTGGAAGCGGGTACCCTCTATAGCACCAACATCTTTGAATTTATATAGAGGGTTCAATCCTTTACATGATGGAGTATAAAACTAGGACCATTAAGTTGATACATGTTGTTACACAATTGGTCTATGACTCAACCTACTATAAAACCTATCATACAAGAAAGAAATTAGGCTTCACACATATGTTAAAATCCCCCTCAATCACAACTTCTTAATTTGAGAAACTATGTTGCGTAACTCTTTGTGGTAGAGATAGGAACACTTAGTAAAAATTGTAGTTGCACATATGATAGTTTATTTATTGTATATGTTTTGACTAGAAGAAAAATAGAGGCTACAATTTTAGAAAGAAATTAAATTACCTAATTCACTCTTCCCCTTAGGCGGCATCATTCCTTCCAACGCCAACTAACCACTCGGCTATAATTGTACTTCACTAAGCCACACAAGAATGAGTTTGGTTCATACAGATGACCGATCACATCCAAAAGTCATGTAGCCTCAGTTTTAACAATTTTCTCACTATTATCTATGAATATATTGTTGCTTGTGTTGCACAAATGTATAAGGTTTATGCAAAGAACAATTTTATAAAATATATGCTCCAAAGTTTTTTACTCAACGAGCATAAAAGGATAGAGGAAGTAAATATCCTACAAACTTCTTTTGAAAAATCTAGCAAGTTTTTTTTACAAATATCTACTAATTGTTATCTTACAAAGGTGTGTTCACAGAATCGTCATGAGGCCGCGGGCTACAACCCACATAAATGATCCCTATCTTAAGAGGTATCAAGGGAGTAAGTGCAAAAAAACACAAGAGACGTTATCTTGGTAAGGAACGTCTCTAACACAGTTTTCTAAGTCTAAATACGGATCTACCCACATAAATGAGTTATATATTGAGAGGTTCTAGTGAATAAGTGCATGTACAAATCTGAGACATCAGTTCGGTTTTTCAAATACAAGAGACGACTAAGAGATTGCATGGTACAACCCTAGGACCCTAGATCATCAATGCAACTAAGAGATAACGTGTATAAAAAGTCGTGAAGAGATGGGTTCTTCGTGAAGAGTCTGTCTCTTATATTTTTTTCACTTAGCACATTAGAGACCACTCAAGATACCTCATATTAAATGAGGTTGTATATACCTTAAGATACAAGACTTAGAAACATTGGACTGTATGAAATATTTTCTTAGGTGTATCTAACGTTTGAACAACCAAAACATAGTATCTATTTTGTACATGCCTTAAGGAGCTGCACGATTCAGGAAAGGAGAAATTAAACTCCTTAAACCATAGTCCTTAATAGTCCTGAAAGTCTGGGCCGTGCCTAATGGGCCGGCCCGAACACGGCCCGTAATAAATGAAATAAAGCACGGCCCGACACGGCTGATTTAAAATCGGGCTAGCACGGCACGAATCGCGGGCTGGGCCGTGCTCTAAATGTCAGCCCGTCGTGCTATAAGGCCCGACACGTCGTTGTGGGCCGGGTtcgtgccggcccggcacggaAACAGCACGGTGCGCAGACCGGCTTTCATCTACCGCACGCGATTAGGGTTTCCTCCCACTGGCCGCCGCCATCCATTCATCCAGGACGCCCAGCCGCCCAGCTTCCTGCTGTAGGCTCCTTTCCTTTCACTCGTCGTGCGCAGCAGCCAGCAGGCAGCACGGCCGCACGGGCGCCCGGCCTTTTTTCCTCCCGACTCGACACCTTCTCCCTTTGCTGAACTGCTGTGCTGGAGGCTGGAGACCGATGGagctggagtcgcagccgaggagACAGGAGAGCATGCGCATGCGGTGCGGGTCTGCAGATCAGCGGGTGGACCGTCCAGAGTCCACGAGCTGGAGCGCAGCCGCAGCGTCCGCCGGCCTGGCTTCCTTCCTGCCCTCTGCGTCTCCGCCGCGATGTATGTCAATATGCCTACAGCCTACTGCCGAATGCCGATTGCATAGGAGCTGCAAGAACGAGACGAAGAAAACCACATGTTCTAAGTCAATGGTGGCCTGTCATTTGAGCAACTCCCAGAAATATTAACAGAGAAAGGTCTCCCTACGTTCAACACCACGCCAGCTGCAAGAAGGACCAACAGAGAAAGGTCTCCCTGCGTTCAACACCACGGTCTCCCTGTGTTGTGTTCGCTTActgcgtgccgtgcctgggccagcACGGCCCGATGGAAGCCCGTCGTGCTTTAGGGCCGTGCTGGGCCTTGCTTCTACTCACTAGGCCCGGTAAGGCATGGCCCGATTCTATTTCGGGCTAGCCAGGCCCGACTAATTGAGGCCCGAAGCACGACGGgctcgtgccgggccggcacggcacggcccaaGTTGCAGCACTAGTCCTTAACTGTGTTTCGGAAGACCATAAACTGGTGTCGAAGACAAGTAGGCCCCGAAGACCTAAAGATCACCAAGTCAGATCCCGAGAACCAAACCGTTGTACTTCTTTTGTCGGGGACATTTTTTTCTTTACGCAAAGTTTTTAACAAGACAACAGATACAGCATAACTTGCTCGTGCAATATATAGTACATGGACGTGATTCACGTGAGGGGGAATGATGTTGTGGAAGAGTGAAACGATATGTATGGGTCATTGTTGAATCGTGTGACCTCGTCACTAAAGAACAAACACATGTGGACATGTGATGACCTATCAAGACTGATTAAATAGACATGTAAACAGGAGGCTGGTCACTTTCTTGAACACGATAACAAGAAGTGAAATAATGAACTCTCAACATATTTTTTTATTTAAATATCCTTGTGTTTTTATCGTGTTCCTTGCACGGACGGAAACGATTTTTTTAGagtgtgtttggttgaagagtcaaCTATAATGGAGCGGCTCTATTCTAGATTTTGAGAACCGAGCCGTGTTGGCAAGAGCTGCTCTATTTTTTGTTTGATTGGAGAGTTATATGTTTTTTTAAAGAGAAGGAAAGAGAGGAGAGCGTTCGTGTTTCCTGTTCGAGGGAGCACTAATTGTTTTGGTGGAGTATAAGCATTTCATATTAAACCGCTTCGCTCTGTTTTATTAGAACCAAACATAAAAAAAATATATTTTTAACTGCTTGCTAGCTGCTACTATCTCGCATGGCATTCACGGTAGCCAGTCGAGGCGCATACCGGGCCATACCGCAGGTGATGAGACGGTGGACCGTCTGACGGCCCTACTGAACCAGGCCGCGGTTGGCACTTGGGCTCTGCTACCACTACTACTACTAGAAAACCGAAGTGCCTTCGCTGCCCTCGGTCGCCGGCCTCAGAAAAGTCGCGCCAAGTCGGCAGCGTGCGCTACTGCGCTGTGCCGACCACTCTCGTTCCCGTCTCCGTCTCGCGCGCCTCGCCTTCGGGTTCGTGCTTTGGCCCAGCATGCTCCGTTCGTGTTTCCCTCTTGTGGCCCGGAAAGCGCTTCCGGCCCAGTTGGTACGGGTGGAACTTGGAGTTCTCATCCACCCGGAGTCGCGTTTCCTGCGAGTCGCCAATGAACTTTCCGTGCGATGCTGCCGCAGTGCCGCGTGATGCCGTGATGTGTGCTGTGTTGTGTGCAGGTGCAGCGGTCAAGAAATCAGGCTCCGCGTCCGCCGTGGACGTGTGGATAAGGAAGGACGAGAGGTCGGGACGTGGTCCGTGTCCCCAAGTCGGAACGAGCCGAGACGTGCGTGCAGCAGGTGTGCGCCGTCGACTCCAGTGGACCAATCCGGTGGTGGCCGTGGCATATGCCGCTTAATCGCTTGCACGCCAACGCCGATGCGCTGGCGGACGTCGACCCACCGTCCCGTGGCCGTGGCAGGCGTGGATGCCTCACCCTCATGCCTGGGTGGCGGACATGGACGGCTTTTTCTGCCATCCGTTTCCGTCGATCTCTATTGCGTGGAAGTAGTAGTCGCCTAGTGTTCTTCTCTGCAAACAAAGCGAACAAAAAAAAAGGGATTTTCTGCGTTTATACGAGCATCTCCGAGAGTTTCAAAACACTCTTCCAATCTTTAACTTCTGTCAagatttttttttttaaaaaaacataaCTTTGAATAAAGCTTCTCCGACACTCACGTGCGCAGTCACGGCCGGCCGCGTGTGTCCGGCCCGATCGTCACCTTCTCCAGCGTCGAGCACGTGGGTTCCTCGTGATCATATCGAGCAATGAAGGCAGCGACTGTGTCTAACTGAGAAGCTGAAATCTACATTTTCTCGCTGTGCCGGATCCATCGGTACCTTGTAACTGGATTCCCCCCTTTTATTATTTATCATTATTATATGCAGATGATTGGCGTCGCTCATTTGCTTCTTCTCGCCGATGCCCGATGAGTACAATCAGCACTACTACACCATCCGCCATCAGATGCATTACTATTCTTAGTTGAATGATTCCGATCACGTCGCCATCATCCCCACGCGAGGACACCAAGTCGATCGCCTTTTCTTGTCTGCTCCCCCATAGGCGAGTTGACTGTTGGCGCTGAATCCTTGATCCAGTCGGCGTCAACAGTTCTCGATTCCTCCTTGCCCAAGTTTCCAATTCCAGTTCTCGAGAGAAAACGTCGTGCAGTGCAGCGCAACTGGGTCGCCCTTCTCTTCGACTTCTTGAGTCGCCCTTTTCGTCCCCTTGTTGTCGGAGTCGCGCGAGGGATTCCCCCttcttttccccctcctcctttctCGGGATCAGCGAGCCTAGGCCTAGCTGAGGTGTTGGCGCCAGCCAGCATGAAGTACAAGAAGAGCCGCGACGCCACGGGCCTCGGGTCCAACGGCGACGGCGGCTGGCAGAAAGGCGGTGGCGATGTGCCGCCGAGCATCCAGCTGGACATCATGGAGCACCGTGGCGCCGCCGCCACAACCGGGCTCGGGACCGGAGGCACCGCCGGCTCGGCGTCCTTCTTCGAGCCGTGGCGCGAGCGGACGCCGGGCAGCAGCGGAAGCGGGCGCGGCAGCTCCGGCGGAGGGGGCGACGGCCGGGAGCCGCCCGAGAAGCGGCTCACGCTGTTCGCCCTCCGGCTGGCCGTGTTGGAGAAAGCGGCGAGCGGGCTCGGGAAGCTCGACTTCGTCTGGGCCACCGTCGTGCTCCTCGGCGGCTTCGCGAGCACCCTCAGCATCACCGACTTCTGGTGCGTCACCGTCATCCTCGTCGGCGAGGGCGCGCGCGTCTTCGGCCGCAGCCACGAGCTGGAGTGGCAGCAGCACGCCACGCAGACCTCCACCGCCGGCGGCGCGCTGCGCTCCAGCTCCCGCTTCTTCCGCCACATCGTGCACGCCCTCGTCGACCCGGCCGCGGCGGCCGCTGGCGGCCGCcgcaacgacgacgacgacgcgcgCGCCAGGGCCGCGCTGTTCCAGCGCCAGATCGTCGCGTTCATGAGGCGCCGCGCCTGGCACGCGCCGGACGTGTCGCTGCTCCCCTACACCGGCTGGGTCTTCGTCTCCAGGAAGATCGGCAGGCTGCTCAACTGGATGCAGGTGCTCTCCGCCCTGGCCTGCGTCGTGCTCTCGGTGATGCGTCTCTGGAAGCAGGACTTCGGCGGCCGCGACAGCCGCAACATGAGGCCGGCGCTCCTGCTCTTCTACACCCTGGCGCTCGTGGAGGCGTCGCTCTTCCTGTTCGAGAAGGCGTACTGGACGTGGAAGGTCTCCGTCTGCAAGCTGCTCCACCAGGTGAGCGCCGAGTGCGAGCTGGGCCCGTACGGGCTCGTCTCCCTCAAGCGCTTCTTCTACGACGCCTACTCGCGGTGCATCGCCGGGAGCATCTTCGACGGCATCAAGATGGACCTCGTCACCTTCGCCGAGGACCTCATCCTCTCGGACTTCCTCGACGAGCAGATCATCGGCGTGCGCATCCTGCAGCAGTTCGCCAACAGCGAGCGCTCCGCGAGCGACACGCTGCGCAAGGTCGGCACCACCCCGAGGTCCATCGACCGGCTCGTCGAGATGCTCAACTGGAAGCGTACCGAAGAGGATGAGGTGCGACTGTGCGCCGCCGAGATCGTGTCCAAGCTCGCCAGCAAGCGTCAGAACGCGCTCCGCGTGTCCGGCATCCCTGGGGCCATCGAGTCCGTCACGTCCCTGCTCTACACCGCCACGAGTCCACCCGTGTCCGGAACGCACCCGCAGCTGCCCGGTGCTCCCGCCGAGCACGGAGCCTCACCGCCGGCGGCGAGCCGCGGCTACGACCACCTGCAGTTCAACTTGCTGGGCCTGCTCATCCTCAAAAGGCTCGCCAGGGACCACGACAACTGCGGCAAGATCGGTAACGCGCGAGGCCTGCTCGCCAAGGTCATCAACTTCACGCAGGCGTCGCGGGCTCTCCTCCAGAACCCGCACGTCACCGACTCGCAGGTGCGCGCCATGAAGCGCGCGCTCAAGGTGGTCAAGATGCTCGTGTCCACGACGGGTAGCACCGGGAAGGCGCTCCGGGAGAGCGTCGCGGAGAACGTCTTCACGGTGAGCAACCTGCGCGGCATACTGCGGTACGGGCAGCAGCACAGGGAGCTGCAGAAGCTTGCCACGGACGTGCTCACTGGGCTGGCCATGCACGACAGCGGCAAGGAGGCCATCGTGGCCACGGGAGGCGTCGTCAAGCTGCTGCTTTCGATATTCTTCAATGTCCAAGACACGGAACTCGGTCGCGAGGCCGGCGAAGCGCTGGCGATGCTGGCTCTGGAGAGCGAGGCCGGATGCGCGGCGATACTCAGGCAGACCGACGTGCTGGACCAGCTCGTGTCGGCATTGCAGGACGGCGACGCACGGCGGCGCCTCAACGCGGCGAGGGTCCTGCGGAACCTGTGCGCGTACTCGGGGCAACAGCAGAGGGAGCGGCTGCGCGTGGTGACCAAGGCCTTGCCGGCGGTGCTGAACGCCACCAAGGTGGACAAAGACAGAATACTCGAGGTGTCCGTCGGCCTGTCGACGGAGATCTGCCAGTTCATCGACGGCGAGCAGTTTGCCGCCGAGCTGCGCGGCGCCGGCGTGGCGGACGAACGCGCATACGTGGAGCTGCTGGCGAGCATCCTGAAGCAGTACAGGTATCCGGACATCAGGGTCCCACGAATGCGACGGTTCGTGGTGCAGCAAGTCATCTGGCTGATGACGAGTTCGGGCGGAGGCGGTGACCACAGCGGCGGGTACGTTCAGCTCCTCAGGGAGGTGGGCATGAAGCGGCTGCTAGAGTCCATCGCTGACACCACGTCGGAGCTGGAGTGCTACCACGTTTTCTCAGGAAGCGTCGGCATCAGCAAGCACCGTGAGAGCTTCTCCGCCATCGTGGACTCCGCGCTGGAGCTGATCGCCGGCAGCGGTGATGGAGCCCGAGCTGAAGACTGAAAGGTTGCATGGAATTATGAAAATACATAAAAGGGCAGCTGAAGTCTGCACTCTGCACTCGTGTAGAATGTAAAAAGAATGTAAAGAAGTATGAAAATTACAAGGGACACCGTGTAGAATTTAAAGTTTTgtacagagagagagagacttgCATGCCATGCCAAACGAGGATGGTTTCATCAAGTAGAGAATATATAATAGTTCCAAGCCCAACTCGGAGGAATTCGTTCAATTTGTGCAAATTTCATAAGGGAGTTGTTATATTTCAGGTGTCTAAATATTTACGGACTTTAAAGAAATAATCTCATACGATCAACTACTACAATTAGAAAACAACTTACAAGAGATAATTTACATTTCTTTATAACCAAACAATGGCAAAATTGCATGTTATATAAAAAACACCTGAGATATAGAAGTGATCGTATAAAGTCTATGGTTCATATACATATGAACTAATGGATTTGTGGCCTTCAACGTGTTCTTATTGACACTGATGATTTCGTTCTTCCCAAGCGTCGAGGACAATTCTTAAGCCTTCTTCGTGAACAAGGCATGATAGATTTCTAATAGCAGAATCTCAACCAAACAAGTACAACGACAGAAT
It contains:
- the LOC109943422 gene encoding uncharacterized protein, translating into MKYKKSRDATGLGSNGDGGWQKGGGDVPPSIQLDIMEHRGAAATTGLGTGGTAGSASFFEPWRERTPGSSGSGRGSSGGGGDGREPPEKRLTLFALRLAVLEKAASGLGKLDFVWATVVLLGGFASTLSITDFWCVTVILVGEGARVFGRSHELEWQQHATQTSTAGGALRSSSRFFRHIVHALVDPAAAAAGGRRNDDDDARARAALFQRQIVAFMRRRAWHAPDVSLLPYTGWVFVSRKIGRLLNWMQVLSALACVVLSVMRLWKQDFGGRDSRNMRPALLLFYTLALVEASLFLFEKAYWTWKVSVCKLLHQVSAECELGPYGLVSLKRFFYDAYSRCIAGSIFDGIKMDLVTFAEDLILSDFLDEQIIGVRILQQFANSERSASDTLRKVGTTPRSIDRLVEMLNWKRTEEDEVRLCAAEIVSKLASKRQNALRVSGIPGAIESVTSLLYTATSPPVSGTHPQLPGAPAEHGASPPAASRGYDHLQFNLLGLLILKRLARDHDNCGKIGNARGLLAKVINFTQASRALLQNPHVTDSQVRAMKRALKVVKMLVSTTGSTGKALRESVAENVFTVSNLRGILRYGQQHRELQKLATDVLTGLAMHDSGKEAIVATGGVVKLLLSIFFNVQDTELGREAGEALAMLALESEAGCAAILRQTDVLDQLVSALQDGDARRRLNAARVLRNLCAYSGQQQRERLRVVTKALPAVLNATKVDKDRILEVSVGLSTEICQFIDGEQFAAELRGAGVADERAYVELLASILKQYRYPDIRVPRMRRFVVQQVIWLMTSSGGGGDHSGGYVQLLREVGMKRLLESIADTTSELECYHVFSGSVGISKHRESFSAIVDSALELIAGSGDGARAED
- the LOC103635244 gene encoding uncharacterized protein — translated: MVSAAFDTGCNGFTKPIQYKKRQRTSMEQQRPASMTRAVPESNNNQHHSPLEGRMRHTPAADKRLDGPKNLPPLAMQRRSDGKGTRVNRRCRRSSCARSASPFFTFYRGAKGQLCNFSCINATIEKFRDTLAKHRLLTPTTPLARQGSDDMSLVSSVI